Proteins encoded together in one Tripterygium wilfordii isolate XIE 37 chromosome 14, ASM1340144v1, whole genome shotgun sequence window:
- the LOC120015460 gene encoding uncharacterized protein LOC120015460 isoform X2 has translation MEAVAQIACQLNDTFSTDSDVVRTSTVALDRLSLLPSFPFGLLSIATGGESNGQRVAAATYLKNFTRRSVEGNGSDSKVSKEFKNQLMQSLLLADLQVLNVLVETFRVVVVAEFVKQDSWPELVPQLRFAIQNSNLILEGANSQWNTINALTILHTLLRPFQYFLNPKLAKEPVPPQLELIAKEILVPMLAVFNHIVKKDLSTNGFTVIETERILLMVCKCLYFAVRSHMPSALAPNLPSLCCNLIRILDSLSCNVGPTLEDGHLLRLRVGKRSLLIFCALVTRHLKYSNKSMPDIINCTLRIVRHTTNIRKLDFLFEKILSLGFDVISHAVETGLGWRLVSPHFSFLLESAIFPILVLNEKDISEWEEDPDDYMLKNLPSDFGEVLSWREDLFTARESAINLLGVISMSKGPPMMISAKGSASLSKRKKGEKNRDHCYMGELLVFPFLSKFPLPYDANALEAGILDEQVNWHALYNYFGVLMAYGSLENYIRVQKPEYTTTLVRTRVLPLYTGPTCLPYLVASANWVLRKLAPCLPKDMTEDIYSSLLKALAMNDQGDTSWDLVRVSAVGAIAELLANDYPPPKWLPLLRFVIGRIENENDEVLFNLLSSVVEAGIESLAVHIPFAVSSLVGALLKQGHPSLDQRPGLSVFESGIATLAVMVRTWENYILQEVGPTELGEKCKSARTIIGKALSALLQQAWLAPMHSAVEEDEVSPCLLCLVDSSKLLQSVLLSVTGSDVSFELKVPELLLVWADLIADWHDWEESGDLSVFDCIKEVVNLNCKFGLKNFIVGQMPSPPAPPVPRQSIIEGIAAFVSEAISQCSSATWRVCSIVHVLLHVPIFSFETDIVKQSLVSAFSQAAFSRFREVRSNPTSMWKPLLLAISSCYLCHPGTVESVLEKDEDFEIWASALAFACTGSFELALFWKSEMELAVLALAKLVDRLLSLGNPSGLARACFCSLMETAVLLKQVHGGEDTEDEDEETDDDDDGDIEVDNEESEVDDEEMEVDDEDSEDECEETEEEFLERYAKEAAALESGASVKEGDIDDQDHEIELGSLKEVNLQKTVWLLIERYHICLQQQGLPVQLVLKFLGVFPECRLFFPAI, from the exons ATGGAAGCGGTTGCTCAAATCGCTTGTCAGTTAAACGACACATTCAGTACCGACTCCGATGTCGTCCGTACGTCCACCGTTGCTCTAGATCGCCTCTCTCTCCTCCCCTCGTTCCCTTTTGGTCTCCTTTCCATAGCCACCG GAGGTGAAAGTAATGGTCAAAGAGTTGCAGCGGCCACTTATCTTAAGAACTTCACTAGGCGGAGTGTTGAAGGCAATGGTTCAGATTCGAAAGTTAGTAAGGAGTTTAAGAATCAGCTCATGCAATCTCTGCTTCTAGCTGATTTACAGGTTCTCAACGTTTTAGTTGAAACG TTTCGGGTCGTTGTTGTTGCCGAGTTTGTTAAGCAGGACTCTTGGCCTGAACTTGTGCCTCAACTGCGGTTTGCTATTCAGAATAGTAACCTCATTCTTGAAGGTGCAAACAGTCAATGGAATACCATCAATGCCCTtacaattcttcatactctcCTTAGACCTTTTCAG TATTTTTTGAATCCCAAACTTGCAAAGGAGCCGGTCCCACCACAGCTAGAGCTAATAGCAAAAGAAATTCTTGTACCCATGCTAGCAGTATTTAACCATATTGTTAAAAag GATTTATCTACCAATGGCTTTACAGTAATTGAAACAGAGAGGATCCTTCTCATGGTATGCAAATGCTTATATTTTGCG GTGAGATCGCATATGCCATCTGCTTTGGCTCCTAATCTGCCTTCGTTATGTTGTAATTTGATCCGGATCTTGGATTCTTTGAGTTGTAATGTCGGTCCGACACTGGAAGATGGCCATTTGCTGAGGTTGAGGGTTGGGAAGAGGAGTTTGCTCATTTTTTGTGCTCTAGTGACCCGACACCTGAAGTATTCAAATAA GTCAATGCCAGATATCATAAACTGCACTTTAAGGATAGTCAGACATACGACAAATATCCGT AAGCTTGATTTCCTGTTTGAGAAAATATTATCTTTGGGTTTCGATGTGATTTCTCATGCTGTGGAGACAGGCCTT GGATGGAGATTAGTTTCACCTCATTTTTCTTTCCTATTGGAGTCTGCTATCTTTCCAATTTTGGTGCTAAATGAGAAG GATATTTCAGAGTGGGAAGAAGATCCAGATGATTATATGCTGAAGAATCTTCCATCTGATTTT GGGGAAGTTTTATCATGGAGGGAAGATTTGTTTACAGCACGAGAAAGTGCTATAAACTTACTAGGTGTTATTTCAATGTCAAAG GGGCCACCTATGATGATTTCAGCCAAGGGTTCTGCAAGTTTATCCAAGCGTAAGAAAGGCGAAAAGAACAGGGATCACTGTTATATGGGGGAATTATTGGTGTTtccattcttgtcaaagttCCCTCTACCTTATGATGCTAATGCTTTAGAAGCTGGAATTTTAGATGAGCAAGTTAATTGGCATGCCCTTTATAA CTATTTTGGAGTTCTGATGGCATATGGTAGCCTGGAAAAT TATATAAGGGTGCAAAAACCTGAATACACGACGACTTTGGTTAGGACTCGCGTGCTACCACTGTATACCGGACCCACATGTCTACCATATTTGGTTGCCTCTGCAAATTGGGTACTTAGGAAGCTTGCACCCTGTTTACCCAAA GATATGACTGAAGATATCTATTCCTCATTGCTTAAGGCATTGGCAATGAACGATCAGGGGGACACTTCTTGGGACCTTGTGCGGGTTTCTGCTGTTGGGGCAATTGCAGAGCTTCTTGCA AATGACTACCCACCTCCCAAGTGGTTGCCTCTCCTTCGATTTGTAATTGGTagaattgaaaatgaaaatgatgaggTACTATTTAACCTTCTCAGTTCAGTTGTGGAGGCTGGGATTGAAAGTCTTGCAGTACATATTCCTTTCGCTGTTTCATCATTGGTGGGTGCACTCTTGAAGCAAGGACATCCAAGTTTGGATCAACGGCCTGGGCTCTCA GTGTTTGAAAGTGGTATTGCCACATTAGCAGTGATGGTGCGAACTTGGGAGAACTACATTCTTCAAGAGGTTGGACCTACTGAATTGGGTGAAAAGTGCAAATCTGCTCGAACTATCATCGGGAAAGCTTTGTCGGCCCTCTTGCAGCAAGCTTGGCTTGCACCCATGCATTCTGCG GTCGAGGAAGACGAGGTGTCTCCATGTCTTTTATGCTTGGTTGATTCATCAAAACTTCTCCAGTCGGTTCTGCTGTCTGTTACTGGAAGTGATGTGAGTTTTGAGCTTAAAGTACCAGAGCTATTATTGGTTTGGGCAGATCTGATAGCGGACTGGCATGATTGGGAAGAGTCAGGAGATTTATCAGTCTTTGACTGCATTAAGGAAGTTGTTAATCTAAACTGCAAATTTGGGCTAAAGAATTTTATCGTTGGACAGATGCCTTCCCCTCCTGCTCCACCCGTGCCACGACAATCTATCATCGAAGGCATTGCTGCTTTTGTCAGTGAGGCCATCTCACAATGTTCCTCGGCAACATGGAGGGTTTGCTCAATTGTCCATGTGTTACTGCATGTcccaattttctcttttgaaacAGACATTGTGAAGCAATCTCTGGTTAGTGCTTTTAGCCAGGcagcattttcacgtttcagaGAAGTTCGAAGCAACCCTACATCAATGTGGAAGCCTCTGTTGCTTGCTATATCATCGTGCTATTTATGTCATCCTGGTACCGTGGAGAGTGTTCTAGAGAAAGATGAAGACTTTGAAATCTGGGCATCTGCACTGGCTTTTGCATGTACAGGCTCTTTTGAACTGGCACTATTTTGGAAGTCAGAGATGGAGTTAGCTG TGTTAGCGCTGGCAAAGTTGGTTGACAGGTTGCTGTCCCTTGGTAATCCAAGTGGTTTGGCAAGAGCTTGCTTTTGCTCCCTCATGGAGACAGCGGTACTATTAAAACAAGTGCATGGAGGAGAAGAtacagaagatgaagatgaagagactgatgatgatgatgatggggacATTGAAGTTGATAATGAGGAAAGTGAAGTTGATGACGAGGAAATGGAAGTTGATGATGAG GATTCTGAAGATGAATGTGAAGAAACAGAGGAGGAGTTTCTGGAAAGGTATGCTAAAGAAGCTGCTGCCTTGGAAAGTGGCGCAAGCGTGAAAGAGGGGGATATTGACGATCAGGACCATGAAATTGAGTTAG GTTCCTTGAAAGAAGTGAATCTACAGAAAACTGTTTGGTTGTTGATTGAGAGATACCATATTTGCTTGCAACAACAGGGATTGCCAGTgcaacttgttttgaaattcCTGGGAGTTTTTCCTGAATGTAGGTTGTTCTTTCCTGCTATCTAA
- the LOC120015460 gene encoding importin beta-like SAD2 homolog isoform X5 → MEAVAQIACQLNDTFSTDSDVVRTSTVALDRLSLLPSFPFGLLSIATGGESNGQRVAAATYLKNFTRRSVEGNGSDSKVSKEFKNQLMQSLLLADLQVLNVLVETFRVVVVAEFVKQDSWPELVPQLRFAIQNSNLILEGANSQWNTINALTILHTLLRPFQYFLNPKLAKEPVPPQLELIAKEILVPMLAVFNHIVKKDLSTNGFTVIETERILLMVCKCLYFAVRSHMPSALAPNLPSLCCNLIRILDSLSCNVGPTLEDGHLLRLRVGKRSLLIFCALVTRHLKYSNKSMPDIINCTLRIVRHTTNIRKLDFLFEKILSLGFDVISHAVETGLGWRLVSPHFSFLLESAIFPILVLNEKDISEWEEDPDDYMLKNLPSDFGEVLSWREDLFTARESAINLLGVISMSKGPPMMISAKGSASLSKRKKGEKNRDHCYMGELLVFPFLSKFPLPYDANALEAGILDEQVNWHALYNYFGVLMAYGSLENYIRVQKPEYTTTLVRTRVLPLYTGPTCLPYLVASANWVLRKLAPCLPKDMTEDIYSSLLKALAMNDQGDTSWDLVRVSAVGAIAELLANDYPPPKWLPLLRFVIGRIENENDEVLFNLLSSVVEAGIESLAVHIPFAVSSLVGALLKQGHPSLDQRPGLSVFESGIATLAVMVRTWENYILQEVGPTELGEKCKSARTIIGKALSALLQQAWLAPMHSAVEEDEVSPCLLCLVDSSKLLQSVLLSVTGSDVSFELKVPELLLVWADLIADWHDWEESGDLSVFDCIKEVVNLNCKFGLKNFIVGQMPSPPAPPVPRQSIIEGIAAFVSEAISQCSSATWRVCSIVHVLLHVPIFSFETDIVKQSLVSAFSQAAFSRFREVRSNPTSMWKPLLLAISSCYLCHPGTVESVLEKDEDFEIWASALAFACTGSFELALFWKSEMELAEK, encoded by the exons ATGGAAGCGGTTGCTCAAATCGCTTGTCAGTTAAACGACACATTCAGTACCGACTCCGATGTCGTCCGTACGTCCACCGTTGCTCTAGATCGCCTCTCTCTCCTCCCCTCGTTCCCTTTTGGTCTCCTTTCCATAGCCACCG GAGGTGAAAGTAATGGTCAAAGAGTTGCAGCGGCCACTTATCTTAAGAACTTCACTAGGCGGAGTGTTGAAGGCAATGGTTCAGATTCGAAAGTTAGTAAGGAGTTTAAGAATCAGCTCATGCAATCTCTGCTTCTAGCTGATTTACAGGTTCTCAACGTTTTAGTTGAAACG TTTCGGGTCGTTGTTGTTGCCGAGTTTGTTAAGCAGGACTCTTGGCCTGAACTTGTGCCTCAACTGCGGTTTGCTATTCAGAATAGTAACCTCATTCTTGAAGGTGCAAACAGTCAATGGAATACCATCAATGCCCTtacaattcttcatactctcCTTAGACCTTTTCAG TATTTTTTGAATCCCAAACTTGCAAAGGAGCCGGTCCCACCACAGCTAGAGCTAATAGCAAAAGAAATTCTTGTACCCATGCTAGCAGTATTTAACCATATTGTTAAAAag GATTTATCTACCAATGGCTTTACAGTAATTGAAACAGAGAGGATCCTTCTCATGGTATGCAAATGCTTATATTTTGCG GTGAGATCGCATATGCCATCTGCTTTGGCTCCTAATCTGCCTTCGTTATGTTGTAATTTGATCCGGATCTTGGATTCTTTGAGTTGTAATGTCGGTCCGACACTGGAAGATGGCCATTTGCTGAGGTTGAGGGTTGGGAAGAGGAGTTTGCTCATTTTTTGTGCTCTAGTGACCCGACACCTGAAGTATTCAAATAA GTCAATGCCAGATATCATAAACTGCACTTTAAGGATAGTCAGACATACGACAAATATCCGT AAGCTTGATTTCCTGTTTGAGAAAATATTATCTTTGGGTTTCGATGTGATTTCTCATGCTGTGGAGACAGGCCTT GGATGGAGATTAGTTTCACCTCATTTTTCTTTCCTATTGGAGTCTGCTATCTTTCCAATTTTGGTGCTAAATGAGAAG GATATTTCAGAGTGGGAAGAAGATCCAGATGATTATATGCTGAAGAATCTTCCATCTGATTTT GGGGAAGTTTTATCATGGAGGGAAGATTTGTTTACAGCACGAGAAAGTGCTATAAACTTACTAGGTGTTATTTCAATGTCAAAG GGGCCACCTATGATGATTTCAGCCAAGGGTTCTGCAAGTTTATCCAAGCGTAAGAAAGGCGAAAAGAACAGGGATCACTGTTATATGGGGGAATTATTGGTGTTtccattcttgtcaaagttCCCTCTACCTTATGATGCTAATGCTTTAGAAGCTGGAATTTTAGATGAGCAAGTTAATTGGCATGCCCTTTATAA CTATTTTGGAGTTCTGATGGCATATGGTAGCCTGGAAAAT TATATAAGGGTGCAAAAACCTGAATACACGACGACTTTGGTTAGGACTCGCGTGCTACCACTGTATACCGGACCCACATGTCTACCATATTTGGTTGCCTCTGCAAATTGGGTACTTAGGAAGCTTGCACCCTGTTTACCCAAA GATATGACTGAAGATATCTATTCCTCATTGCTTAAGGCATTGGCAATGAACGATCAGGGGGACACTTCTTGGGACCTTGTGCGGGTTTCTGCTGTTGGGGCAATTGCAGAGCTTCTTGCA AATGACTACCCACCTCCCAAGTGGTTGCCTCTCCTTCGATTTGTAATTGGTagaattgaaaatgaaaatgatgaggTACTATTTAACCTTCTCAGTTCAGTTGTGGAGGCTGGGATTGAAAGTCTTGCAGTACATATTCCTTTCGCTGTTTCATCATTGGTGGGTGCACTCTTGAAGCAAGGACATCCAAGTTTGGATCAACGGCCTGGGCTCTCA GTGTTTGAAAGTGGTATTGCCACATTAGCAGTGATGGTGCGAACTTGGGAGAACTACATTCTTCAAGAGGTTGGACCTACTGAATTGGGTGAAAAGTGCAAATCTGCTCGAACTATCATCGGGAAAGCTTTGTCGGCCCTCTTGCAGCAAGCTTGGCTTGCACCCATGCATTCTGCG GTCGAGGAAGACGAGGTGTCTCCATGTCTTTTATGCTTGGTTGATTCATCAAAACTTCTCCAGTCGGTTCTGCTGTCTGTTACTGGAAGTGATGTGAGTTTTGAGCTTAAAGTACCAGAGCTATTATTGGTTTGGGCAGATCTGATAGCGGACTGGCATGATTGGGAAGAGTCAGGAGATTTATCAGTCTTTGACTGCATTAAGGAAGTTGTTAATCTAAACTGCAAATTTGGGCTAAAGAATTTTATCGTTGGACAGATGCCTTCCCCTCCTGCTCCACCCGTGCCACGACAATCTATCATCGAAGGCATTGCTGCTTTTGTCAGTGAGGCCATCTCACAATGTTCCTCGGCAACATGGAGGGTTTGCTCAATTGTCCATGTGTTACTGCATGTcccaattttctcttttgaaacAGACATTGTGAAGCAATCTCTGGTTAGTGCTTTTAGCCAGGcagcattttcacgtttcagaGAAGTTCGAAGCAACCCTACATCAATGTGGAAGCCTCTGTTGCTTGCTATATCATCGTGCTATTTATGTCATCCTGGTACCGTGGAGAGTGTTCTAGAGAAAGATGAAGACTTTGAAATCTGGGCATCTGCACTGGCTTTTGCATGTACAGGCTCTTTTGAACTGGCACTATTTTGGAAGTCAGAGATGGAGTTAGCTG AAAAGTAA